One window of Mesotoga sp. BH458_6_3_2_1 genomic DNA carries:
- a CDS encoding AAA family ATPase — translation MLVSHLSVRNWRNFREIDVDLTRRVFLVGPNASGKSNFLDVLRFLRDIAKSGGGLQEALTNRGGISKVRCLSARRSSDVQISITLSDDQRKEEKWRYSLGITRETGGKRLQVLTHERVWKDNILILDRPNEGDKEDPQRLTQTNLEQISANRDFREVSEFLQRVQYLHLVPQFIRFAATFSGYALPGDPFGQTFVKRLAETPEKTRSSRLEKVEELLKKAVPQLKDLSFVIDKMGKPHLEARYEHWRGHGAKQREDQFSDGTLRLIGLLWVILEDNSLLLLEEPELSLHKALIQLLPELMYKLQKSKSRQVLLSTHSMDLLMNKGIALEEVLLLAPSPEGTEVRVATSINEAAPLLEAGMSVGEIVAPHTIPKDIRELEVL, via the coding sequence GTGCTTGTTTCGCATCTATCCGTCAGGAACTGGAGAAATTTCCGGGAGATCGATGTGGATCTTACCAGAAGAGTTTTTCTTGTCGGGCCCAACGCATCGGGAAAATCCAATTTCCTCGATGTGCTTAGATTTCTGAGAGACATAGCAAAGTCTGGGGGAGGCCTGCAGGAGGCATTGACCAATCGAGGAGGCATTTCGAAAGTTAGATGTCTGTCAGCGCGCAGAAGCTCAGATGTCCAAATTTCGATCACTCTTTCAGATGATCAAAGAAAAGAAGAGAAGTGGCGATACTCGCTAGGCATTACTCGTGAGACAGGTGGTAAGCGACTACAAGTATTGACTCATGAGAGAGTTTGGAAAGATAACATACTCATTCTCGACAGACCCAATGAAGGAGATAAAGAAGACCCTCAAAGACTAACACAGACCAACCTTGAACAGATTAGTGCAAATAGGGACTTCAGGGAGGTGTCTGAGTTTCTTCAGCGAGTTCAGTATCTTCATCTCGTCCCTCAGTTCATACGATTCGCCGCTACATTTTCGGGTTATGCTTTGCCTGGAGACCCTTTTGGCCAGACTTTCGTAAAGAGACTCGCCGAGACTCCGGAGAAGACGAGAAGTTCTCGACTAGAAAAAGTTGAAGAGCTCCTTAAGAAGGCAGTGCCTCAGCTCAAAGATCTTTCATTTGTGATTGATAAGATGGGGAAACCCCATTTGGAAGCAAGGTATGAACATTGGAGAGGCCACGGTGCAAAACAGCGTGAAGATCAGTTTTCCGATGGAACGCTCCGCCTAATTGGACTCCTCTGGGTAATTCTTGAAGACAATTCATTGCTCCTTCTTGAGGAACCAGAACTATCCCTTCATAAGGCACTTATTCAGCTGCTTCCAGAGCTAATGTATAAACTTCAAAAGAGCAAGAGTCGTCAGGTTTTATTGAGTACGCATAGCATGGACTTGCTTATGAATAAAGGTATTGCACTCGAAGAGGTTCTTCTTCTTGCACCATCTCCAGAGGGAACGGAAGTAAGAGTCGCAACTTCAATCAACGAAGCAGCTCCCCTTCTTGAAGCGGGTATGAGTGTTGGTGAAATTGTGGCGCCTCACACTATTCCAAAGGATATTCGTGAACTAGAAGTCTTGTAG
- a CDS encoding ATP-dependent endonuclease, with the protein MKIAKIYIRRFRSFEKSEFTLGDVCAIVGKNNSGKSSILRALNVFFNFEEEKDNLINGNHSYTPTSNSIIEVVFTDIPNSQIYKNYSILDSFKVRFRYNPNNKKAEYKWATTGTRLAALQEDLRARIFSDISFVLIPASRDAEKMEAKENSLLRRVIEKEFRKRTKNRDRVSPSVRASAKELAEKHFPSITKKLERYYCLEHSYELTLDYVKTLDYSMLLFDLGLKIVDHSNSFNVSDCGTGIKSMLVIALYRYLASTEKKNVILGIEEPESNLHPQAQREFVSQLRDIRNHDSEAQIIFTSHSPTIIDELRHEDLVLVRKAADKKRGFKSVTSKLEEEFYANHDIKAEKYEKFHRYRNSEFFFSDLVIIAESESDADVLKDFVSNQPTIRTYLNRISFVDLRGVGNLKYVLYLLAALHLQYIVVVDKDFFLPYVNDELENSLGSDGLPRFKKEFKQERLDLIQQIITKEPERKKIEHMLISNHTQALKILAKYSTVCMNYALEKDLLNVKKIRQNMCSILSISSSDCTTNYLMTEKKKEIKKTDNLIPSIQNVSSYPRSFVALRNLIEEKFKKLSESF; encoded by the coding sequence GTGAAAATTGCAAAGATTTATATTCGTAGATTCCGTTCTTTCGAGAAAAGTGAATTCACTCTTGGCGATGTTTGTGCAATTGTCGGAAAAAACAACTCTGGAAAGTCAAGCATTCTTAGGGCGCTCAACGTATTCTTCAATTTCGAAGAGGAGAAAGATAATTTGATAAATGGCAATCACTCATATACTCCAACTAGTAACTCGATAATTGAAGTTGTTTTTACGGATATACCAAACTCGCAGATCTATAAAAACTATTCAATCCTCGATTCCTTTAAGGTACGTTTTAGATATAATCCAAATAACAAGAAAGCTGAATATAAGTGGGCTACAACTGGAACAAGATTAGCAGCTTTACAGGAAGACCTACGAGCTAGGATTTTCTCTGATATATCCTTTGTGCTCATTCCAGCTTCAAGGGACGCTGAGAAAATGGAAGCCAAAGAGAACTCCCTACTTAGAAGAGTTATTGAAAAGGAGTTTAGGAAGAGGACAAAGAATCGGGACAGAGTATCACCATCCGTTCGTGCTTCTGCTAAAGAACTTGCAGAGAAACACTTCCCGAGCATTACAAAGAAGCTTGAAAGGTATTATTGTCTTGAGCACTCATATGAACTTACTCTTGACTACGTAAAGACTTTAGATTATTCTATGTTACTGTTTGATCTTGGTTTGAAGATTGTTGATCACTCTAACTCATTCAATGTTTCTGACTGCGGTACTGGTATCAAAAGTATGTTAGTGATTGCACTGTACAGATATTTGGCGTCAACCGAAAAAAAGAATGTAATTCTGGGAATCGAAGAACCTGAATCAAATCTGCATCCACAAGCACAAAGAGAATTTGTTTCCCAACTTCGAGACATAAGAAATCATGATTCGGAAGCACAGATTATCTTCACATCACATTCTCCAACCATTATCGATGAACTCCGTCATGAAGACTTGGTTTTGGTAAGGAAAGCGGCAGACAAAAAACGTGGCTTCAAGTCAGTTACCAGCAAGCTTGAAGAGGAATTCTACGCTAATCACGATATTAAAGCCGAAAAATATGAAAAGTTTCATAGGTATCGAAATAGCGAGTTCTTCTTTTCTGATCTTGTTATCATTGCAGAGAGTGAAAGCGATGCGGATGTTCTGAAAGATTTTGTATCAAATCAACCTACCATTAGGACGTACCTAAACAGAATAAGCTTCGTTGATCTTCGTGGCGTTGGTAATCTGAAGTACGTACTTTACCTACTTGCAGCACTCCACCTACAATATATAGTGGTTGTTGACAAGGATTTCTTCCTGCCATACGTTAATGATGAACTTGAAAATAGCCTAGGAAGTGATGGACTGCCTCGATTCAAGAAGGAATTCAAGCAAGAACGGCTCGATCTAATACAGCAGATTATTACAAAAGAACCGGAAAGAAAGAAGATTGAACATATGCTCATCTCGAATCATACACAAGCCTTGAAGATCCTAGCGAAATACTCCACTGTATGCATGAACTATGCGCTCGAAAAAGATTTACTCAATGTGAAGAAGATCCGCCAGAATATGTGTAGCATTCTATCCATTTCGTCATCCGACTGTACAACTAACTATCTAATGACAGAAAAAAAGAAAGAGATAAAGAAAACTGACAATTTGATTCCTTCAATTCAGAATGTGAGTTCATATCCTCGATCATTTGTGGCTCTTCGCAATTTAATCGAAGAAAAGTTTAAAAAACTAAGTGAATCCTTTTAG